The DNA sequence GCGGTGGCAAGTGGTGCCCGCCGACGCCGGTGGAGAAGATCGTCGACCGCAACGGCCAGCCGGTGCAGCTGAAGGAAGCGCCGTGCGACCAGGCCGTCGCGCCCGAGGTGGCGAACGCGCTGGCCAACTCGATGGGCGCCGACACCAAGGCCGGCGGCACGGCGGCGCAGGCGGCGTCGAACGCGGGGTGGACGCGGCCGATGATCGGCAAGACCGGCACCACCGAGAACCACTGGTCGGTGGCGTTCATGGGGGCCACGCCGCAGTTCGCCGGGGCGGTCATGACGTTCACCGATGGGGTGGCACCTCAGGTGATCTGCAACGGCTCCCCGCCGAGGCTGTGCGGCACGAACGACGCCGGCGGCGTTTACGGTGGTCAGGTGGCTGCGCCGACGTGGTTCAACGCCATGAAGGTGATCCACGAGGGCCAGGAGCCGGCCAACCTCCCGCCGGTCGAACCGCGCTACCGGTAGTCGACCTTCGTCACGGGTTACGTCACGCCTCAAGACGCCCCTGACCTGGGCTTTTATAACGACCCAATGCGGAACCTACGAGTACATGAACACGTAGTGTGACGATCAGTGGGTTATCTCACCAAAAAGCACCAGTGCTGGTGCTAAGACTTGCCTCCTGTTGTTACATCGGGTTACGGTCCCGGCCGCATGTCACGGTTCGGTCACCATAGGGACACGGCGTCGCTCCCCGAAAGCGCCGCCAGCCTGGATCCCCCGCCAGGTGTCCCTGTGACCGGGCCGTGCTCCCCGATGCAGGAAGGCACTACCTTGGCACGCCACACGAAAGCCGACGGGCGACGCGCGTTCACCGCGCCCCGCACCCCGTCCCGCAACCGCTCCCATCGCGCGGAGTGCGACCGCAAGCCCGTCAGCGGCCGCGTCGCCGCCGTCGTGGTCGCGGCCGGCGCTCTCGCCACCGGCGTGGGCGCCACCGGCGGGTTCGACGCCGGTGACACCCGCTTCCTCCCCGTCGCCGCCGGCTCGGACCTGGCGGCCGCGCTCGTCCACAGCTCCGCGCCCCGCTCGGCCGAGGTCCGCACGGTGCACGCCGTCGAGCCCGCGTTCGAAGCGGCGAAGCTGATGCGCTCCGAAGGGCTGCTGGTCCGGCAGAACGTGGACCAGGCGATCCGCCACGCGTCCGAGGGCTACACCGCCCGGCAGGCCGAGCTGAAGCGGCAGGCCGACGCCGCGGCGGCGGAGCAGGCCCGCGTCGACGCCGAGAACGCGCGCATCGCCGCCGAGCAGGCCCGGATCGCCGAGCAGAGGGCCGCCGAGGAGGCCGCGAAGCGCCCGAAGGTCGCCAAGCCCGCCGAGGGCCAGTTCACCTCCGGCTTCGGCGCCCGGTGGGGCACCACCCACTACGGCGTCGACATCGCCAACGCCATCGGCACCCCAATCCTGTCCGCGATGGACGGCGTCGTGGTCGAGGCGGGCCCGGCGTCCGGCTTCGGCCTGTGGGTCCGGGTGCAGCACAACGACGGCACGATCACGATCTACGGCCACGTCAACGAGACGCTCGTGTCGGCGGGTCAGCAGGTCCACGCGGGCCAGCAGATCGCCACCATGGGCAACCGCGGCCAGTCCACCGGTCCGCACCTGCACTTCGAGGTGTGGCTCAACGGCTCGCAGAAGATCGACCCGATCGGCTGGCTGGGCGAGCGGGGCATCTCGCTCTGACCTGACCGCCCGATCGCCGCGTTCCTCCCGTTCTGCCCCGCCGGGCGCACTCCGGCGGGGCAGAACGGTATTTCGGAGGGGGTCGCACACCCCGGTTACCCCGCCAGGGGGCGGTTCACACGTCCCGGTGGAGTTCTTTGCAGCGGGCATACCGACTGGTCGGTACCTGCGGTACGGTGGCGGCGGACACCTTCAGGGAGGCGATCGTGGCTCGTTGGGGAATCACCCTGCCGCTGACCGGCGTGCCGGTGCTCGACCACCGCGCGCTGGTGGCCGAACTGGCCGACCTGGGCTACACCGACGTGTGGTCCGCCGAGACCGCGGGCACCGACGCCTTCACGCCGTTGGCGCTGGCCGCCCAGTGGTCCGACCGCGTCCGCCTCGGCACCGCCATCGCCCCCGTCTACACCCGCGGTCCCGCCACGCTGGCCATGACCGCGGCCACGCTCGCCGAGGTGTCGGGCGGCCGGTTCGTGCTGGGCATCGGGTCGTCCTCGCCCGCGATCGTCGAGCGGTGGAACGGCGTGCCGTTCCACGAGCCGTTCAAGCGCACGCGGGACACGCTGCGGTTCCTCAAGGCCGCGCTGGCGGGCGAGAAGGTGTCCGAGGAGTACGAGACGTTCACCGTGCGCGGCTTCAAGCTGGAGCGCGCGCCCGGGCACCGCGTGCCGATCATGCTCGCCGCGCTGCGCCCCGGCATGCTCCGGCTGGCCGGGCGCGAGGCCGACGGCGCGATCACCAACTGGCTCGGCGCCGACGACGTGCCGAAGGTCCGCGCCGAGATGGGCGGCGGCGAGCTGGCCGCCCGGATCTTCGTGTGCCCGACCGAGGACGCCGACGCTGCCCGCGCGCTGGGCCGGATGCTGATCAGCACCTACCTCACCGTGCCCGCGTACGCGGCGTTCCACGACTGGCTGGGTCGGGGCGAGGCGCTGCGCCCGATGCACGAGGCGTGGGCGGCGGGGGACCGGCGCGGCGCCGGGGCCCACATCCCGGACGAGGTGGTGGACGCGCTGATCGTGCACGGCGGTGTGGACGAGTGCCGCGCGCACGTGGCGAGGTACGCCGCCAACGGCGTCGACACGCCCGTGATGGCCGTCCTGCCCACCGGCGCGGACCAGCTCGACCTGGTGCGCGCGCTGGCGCCGGGGGCCTGACGGTGGCGCGGCGGACCGGGGCGACGCCCGAGCGGATCGTGGGCGCGGCCGTGCGGTTGTTCGCCGCGAAGGGGTTCGACGCGACGACGGTGCAGGAGGTCGTCGAGGCCGCCTCGGTCACCAAGGGCGCGCTCTACCACTACTTCGGCTCCAAGGACGACCTGCTGTTCGAGATCTACCGGTCGCTGATCGGGCGGCAGATGGCCGACCTGGACCGGATCGTGGCGGAGGGGGCGGACGCGGCGACCACGGTGCGGCGGATCGTGGTCAGCCTGGTCGAGACGACCGCCGAGAGCGTGGACGAGACCGCGGTGTTCGTGCGCGAGATGCACCGGCTGGACGCCGACCGGATGGCCAGCTTCCGGTCCGAGCGGCGGCGCTACCACGAGACGTTCCGCTCGGTGGTCGAGCAGGCGCAGGGGGACGGCGGGTTCAGCTCGGCCGTGCCCGCCGACACGGTGGTGCTGATCGCGCTGGGCGTGGTGAACCAGCTGCCCACCTGGTACCGGCCGGACGGCCCGAAGTCGCCCGCGCGGCTCGGCGCGGAGATCGCCGACTTCGTCCTGGCCGCGCTGCGGCCGGCGTGACGCCTCAGGCCGTGCGGCCGGCCCGCTCGCGCAGCGCGGCCAGCGCCTTGTCGGCGTGGGCGTTCATGGCGAACTCGGATTTGATGACTTCGATCACGGTCCGGTCGGTGTCGATGACGAAGGTCTGCCGCTTCACCGGCAGCGGCCCGAACCGCCGCTTCACGCCGAACGCGGCGGCCACCTCGCCGTCGCCGTCGGACAGCAGCGGGTAGTCGAAGTCGTGCTTGGTCGCGAACTCGTCCTGCCGCTCCACCGGGTCCGGGCTGATCCCCACCCGCTGCGCCCCGACCTCGGCGAACTCCGCCGCGAGGTCGCGGAAGTGGCAGCTCTCGGCGGTGCACCCGGCGGTCATCGCGGCGGGGTAGAAGAACAGCACGACGGGGCCCGCGGCGAGCAGGTCGGACAGGGTGCGCGGGGCGCCGCCCTGGTCGGGCAGGGTGAAGTCGGGTGCCTGGTCGCCGGCCTTCATGGCAGTCCTCTCCGCAGGGTGTCGATCACGTCTCGCGGCGTGCTCGCGACGGGGCAACCGTACGGTTCTCGCTAATCTCGTACCAGGCCGGGAGGTGTGAGTTGACGAGCATGTCCGACGTCGCGCGGGCCGCCGGGGTGTCCGCGGCGACGGTGTCGCGGGCGCTGCGCGGCGAGCCCGGCGTGTCCGAGGCGACCCGCCGGTACGTGACCGAGGTCGCCAAGCGCATGCGGTACGCGATCGCCCGCGACGCGTCCAGCCTCGCCGGCGGGCGGCGGTACGCGGTCGCCGTGCTGACCGCCGACGTGGGCCGGGGCGACCTGCTGGCGGGCGCGGAGGGCGCGTTGCGGCAGGCCGGGTACGACGTGCTGCTCTACGTGCTGCGCGACGCCGACGCGCGCAAGCGGTTCTTCGAGGACCTGCCGCTGGCCCGGCGGGTCGACGGCGTGCTGGCGCTCGCGGTCAACCTCACCGACGCCGAGCAGGCCGCCCTCGACGGGCTGGACGTGCCCGTGGTCGCGGTGTGGGACGACGACCTGCGCGAGGCGTTGCGCCTGGCCGTGGGCCACCTCACCGGGCTGGAGCACCGGGACGTGGCGCTGGTGCTGGCCGGCGACATCGACGAGTCCTACGACGAGGTGCTGGTCGCCGAGGGTCTGCCGGTCCGTCCGGAGTGGACGCTGTGGTCGTCCTCGACGGTGGCGGGCGGGGAGCAGGTGGTGGACGCGCTGCTCGACGCCGAACGCCTGCCGTCCGCGGTGATCAGCACGAGCGGCGAGGTGGCGCTGGGCGTGTTCCTGCGGCTGCGCCGCGACGGGCGCGACGTGCCCGGTGACGTGTCGATCGTCAGCCTGGAGGGCACGGACCTGGCCCGCGCCGTGGGCATGACCGCGGTGGAGGGCGCCTGGCGGGAGCGCGGCGAGCACGCCGTGGACGTCCTGCTGGCCCGGTTGCGCGGCGAGGAGACCGAGGCCGAGCCCCCGTCGGTGCGGCTCGTGGTGCGCGAGTCGACCGGTCGGCGGACCGATCGCTGGAACTCGCAGGTTTGAACTCACTCGGCTGGGTTATTAACTCCACGAAACATCCTGCAACCTTCGGGTGACCACTGGTCACCGGCCTGGATTCTCACCGACGGGGAAGGCGAAGCTGTCCGACGTGGACGACGAGCTCGCGGCACTGGCCGAGGCCCACGGCGTGGCCACCCACTACGAGGACGCGAACCAACGCCGAGCGGACGTCGACCCCGACGTGGTCGTGGCCGTGCTCGCGCAGCTGGACGTGGACGCCTCGACGCCGGAGGCGGTGCGCCGCGCCCTGGCCGCGCCGAAGCGACCGCCGGGCACGGTCGTGCTGCGCGAGGGCGACGTGCTGGAGGAGACCGGCGCCGTCGACCTGGAGGACGGCGGCCGCGTCGAGCTGCCCGCCGCGCTGCCCCCGGGCTACCACCGGCTCGGCGCGCGGACCGTGATCGTGGCGCCGCGCAAGCTCCCGCCGGTGCCCAGGGCGTGGGGGTGGATGCTCCAGCTCTACGCGATGCGCTCGGCCGAGTCGTGGGGCATGGGCGACTACGCCGACCTCGCGACCCTGGCCCGGCGCAGCGCCGACGAGCTGGGCGCGGGTGTGCTGCTGGTCAACCCCGTGCAGGCGATCAGCCCCACCCTGCCGGTGGAGCGCTCGCCGTACTCGCCGTCGAGCCGCCGCTTCGCCAACCCGCTCTACCTGCGCGTCTCCGACATCCCCGCCTACCACGAGGTGGACGCGGCCACCCGCGCGGAGATCGACGCGCTGCGCCCGCCCGACGACACCGACCTGATCGACTACGACGCCGTGTGGACGGCCAAGGCGAAGGCGCTGGAACTGCTCTGGCGGCACGTCGAGCACCGCGCGCCCGAGGGCGAGCTGCTGGACTTCGCCCGGTTCTGCGCGCTCGCCGAGGCGCACGGCCCGGACTGGCGCGAGTGGCCGCCCGAGCAGCGCGACCCGGCCACGGCCACCGCCGACCCCGAGCGGGTGGCGTTCCACGCGTGGCTGCAGGAGCTGTGCGAGCGGCAGCTGACCGCCGCACGCCGGGCCGCGCACGACGCCGGCATGCCCGTGGGCGTCGTGCACGACCTGCCGGTGGGCGTGCACCCCGGCGGCGCGGACACGTGGGCGGTGCGCGACGCGTTCGCCGCGGACGTCACGGTCGGCGCGCCGCCGGACGCGTTCAGCCGCCTCGGGCAGGACTGGGGGCTGCCGCCGTGGCGGCCCGACCGGCTCGCCGAGCAGGGCTACGAGCCGTTCCGGGCGGTGGTGCGCAGCGTGCTGCGGCACGCCGACGGCATCCGCATCGACCACGTGGCCGGCCTGTGGCGGCTGTGGTGGATCCCGCCGGGCGAACCGCCCAAGCGCGGCACCTACGTGCACTACGACCCGGACGCGATGCTGGCCGTGCTGACGCTGGAGGCGCACCGGGCGGGCGCGGTCGTCGTGGGCGAGGACCTGGGCACGGTCGAGCCGAAGGTCACCGAGGCGTTGCACGAGCACGGCATGCTCAGCTCGGCGGTGCTGTGGTTCCAGCGCGAGTACGACCTGCCCGACCACCCGCTGATCCCGCCGGAGAAGTGGACCGCGTCGGCCATGGCCAGCATCTCCACCCACGACCTGCCGACGGTGGCCGGTTTCCTGGCCGCCGAACACGTTCGGGTGCGCGCCGAGCTGGGGCAGTTTGACGGGCCGGTGGACGGGGAATACCGGGCAGCCGAGCGTGAGCGCGGGGAGTTGCTCGAACTCCTCAAGCAGGAAGGTGTCCCTGCCGATGACCTGGTTACCGCGTTCCACGCCCTGCTCGCGAAAGCCCGTTCCGTGCTCGTGCTGACCTCGCCACAGGACGCGTTGGGCGAAGTGCGCCAGCCCAACCTGCCCGGTACCACCGACCAGTACCCGAACTGGCGCATCCCGCTGCCCGTCGCGCTCGCCGACCTGTTCGGCGACCCGCGCGTGCGGCGGGTGGCCGCGGCGCTGGCGGGCGACCGCACGCCCGGAGCCGGCGGGACCGGTGCGCGGTGAAGCGAAACGCGCACGTCACAGCGCGCGGCCCGGCCGCGGAGTATCGTCAACCAGTCACCCGCGCCAAGGTTGGAGGTGGCAGTCACCCGTGAACACCGACTTGATGTCCCGCACCGGGCTCGTGCCCGAGCAGGCGATTCCCCAGAGCAGTCCGGTGGACGCCCTGGAGACGACCGTGGAGAGGGTCCTGGTGGCCGTGCGGCCGTCGAACCTCGCCGATCCCCTCGCCGGAGCCCAGCACGCCGAAGAGTCCCTCAGGGACGCTCTGAGGCGCACCGACGTGGGTTCCGACCACGCGCTGGCCCAGGCGGTGGCCTGTGCCGAAGCGGCGTGCGAGCACCTGCGCTACTGCGAGCTGCAGGAGGCGCGGCTGCTGCTGGTCGCCGCGCGCGGCCAGCTCGCCAGGTCGCACGCCGGCAGATCCTGACCCCAGAACGGTAGGGGTCGATTCGTTCCCGCTCGTCCGGAGGAAAATTCTGTGCGGCCCTGGCCCGGAACTCCCTACCCGCTCGGTGCCACCTATGACGGCGTCGGCACCAACTTCACCCTCTTCTCGGAGGTCGCGGACCACGTCGAGCTGTGCCTGTTCGAAGACGACGGGACCGAAACGCGCGTGCGGCTGCCGGAGGTGGACGGCTTCGTCCACCACGGCTACCTGCTCGGCGTCGGTCCGGGGCAGAAGTACGGCTACCGCGTGCACGGCCCGCACGACCCGGAGCACGGCCTGCGGTGCAACCCCAACAAGCTGCTGATCGACCCGTACGCCAAGGCGATCACAGGTGACGTGGACTGGGACGAGTCGTTGTTCGGCTACCGGTTCGGCGACCCGGACGCGCGCAACGACCTCGACTCGGCCGGGCACGTGCCGCTGTCGGTGGTGGTCAACCCGTTCTTCGACTGGGCCAACGACCGGCCGCCGAACATCCCGTACAACGAGTCGGTCATCTACGAGGCGCACGTGCGCGGGCTGACCATGCAGCACCCCGAGGTGCCGGAGCGGTTGCGCGGCACGTACGCGGGTCTGGCGCACCCGGCGGTGATCGACCACCTGAAGGGCCTCGGCGTTACCGCGATCGAGTTGATGCCGGTGCACCACTTCATCACCGATCACGGATTGCAAGAGAAAGGCCTCCGGAATTACTGGGGCTACAACACGATCGGGTTCTTCGCGCCGCACTCCGGTTACGCGGCGATGCCGGAGCAGGCCAACCAGGTGCAGGAGTTCAAGGGCATGGTGCGCGCCCTGCACGAGGCGGGCATCGAGGTCATCCTGGACGTGGTCTACAACCACACCGCCGAGGGCAACCACCTGGGGCCGACGCTGTCCATGCGGGGCATCGACAACCAGGCGTACTACCGGCTGGTCGACGACGAGCCGAAGTTCTACATGGACTACACCGGCACCGGGAACTCGTTGAACGTGCGCAGCCCGCACACGTTGCAGCTGATCATGGACTCGCTGCGGTACTGGGTGACCGAGATGCGGGTCGACGGGTTCCGGTTCGACCTGGCCGCCACCCTGGCCCGCGAGTTCTACGACGTGGACCGGCTGTCGACGTTCTTCGACCTGGTGCAGCAGGACCCGGTGGTCTCGCAGGTGAAGCTGATCGCCGAGCCGTGGGACGTCGGGCCGGGCGGCTACCAGGTCGGCAACTTCCCGCCGCTGTGGACCGAGTGGAACGGCAAGTACCGCGACACCGTGCGCGACTTCTGGCGCGGCGAGCCCGCCACGCTGGGCGAGTTCGCGTCCCGCATCACCGGTTCGTCGGACCTCTACCAGGACGACGGCCGCCGCCCGTACGCGTCGATCAACTTCGTCACCGCGCACGACGGGTTCACGCTCAACGACCTGGTGTCGTACAACGACAAGCACAACCTCGCCAACGGCGAGGACGGCCGGGACGGCGCGGACGACAACCGGTCGTGGAACTGCGGCGTCGAGGGCCCGACCGACGACCCCGAGGTCAACGACCTGCGCGCCCGGCAGCGGCGCAACCTGCTGGCCACGGCGCTGCTGTCGCAGGGCGTGCCGATGCTGCTGCACGGCGACGAGCTGGGCCGCACGCAGCAGGGCAACAACAACGCCTACTGCCAGGACAACGAGCTGTCCTGGGTGGACTGGACGCTCGCGGAGAAGAACCGCGACCTGCTGGAGTTCACCTCGGCGCTGACCGCGTTCCGCCGGCAGCACCCGGTGCTGCGGCGCCGCCGGTTCTTCCAGGGCAAGCCGATCCGCAAGGGCGACGAGCTCCGCGACATCGCCTGGTTCACACCTTCGGGTGAAGAAATGACGGAGCAGAACTGGGGCGACGACTTCGGTCGCTGCGTCGTGGTGTTCCTCAACGGCGAGGGCATCCCGGACCTCGACCAGCGGGGCATGCGGGTGCTGGACGACTCGTTCCTGCTGGCGTTCAACGCCCACCACGAGGACATCGAGGTCACGCTGCCCGAGGAGGGCTACGGTCCGCAGTGGACGGTCGTGGTCGACACCGCGACCGGTGAGGTGACGGCGCCGGACCAGGGCGAGGTGGTGCCGGCGGGCGGCACGATCACGCTGGTCGCCCGGTCCCTGGTCGTGCTGCAACGGCTGGAGCAGGAGTGAGCGCGCACGGCGGGCCGCCCTCGTCCACCTACCGCGTCCAGTTCGCGCCCGACTTCACGTTCGCCGACGCCGAAGCCGTCGTCGACTACCTGGACGCGCTGGGCGTCGGCGCGCTGTACGCCTCGCCCCTGCTGGAGGCCGTGCCCGGCTCCACCCACGGCTACGACGTGGTCGACCCGACCCGCGCCCGCGAGGAGCTGGGCGGCGAGTCCGGCCGGGTGGCGCTGCACAAGGCGGTCAAGCGGGCCGGGCTCGGGTTCGTGCTCGACATCGTGCCCAACCACATGGCCGTCGGCCACGACGACGTCAACAAGTGGTGGTGGGACGTCCTGCGGCACGGGCGCGCGTCGCGGTACGCGACGTTCTTCGACATCGACTGGGACTCCGGGCCGCTGCTGCTGCCGTTCGCCGGCGACGAGGCGTCCGAGGAGGAGCACGAGCACTACCGGCTGGTGTTCTGGCGGCGCGGCAACACCGAGCTGAACTACCGTCGGTTCTTCGACATCACCACCCTGGCCGCGGTGCGGGTCGAGGACCCCGAGGTGTTCGACGCCACGCACGGCGAGGTGCTGCGGTGGGTCGCGGCGGGCGAGGTGACCGGCCTGCGGGTGGACCACCCCGACGGCCTGGCCGACCCCGGCGGGTACGTGCGGCGGCTGCGCGAGCGGTCCGGCGTGTGGCTGGTGGTGGAGAAGATCCTCGGCGCGGACGAGCGGCTGCCCGCGAGCTGGCCGGTCGACGGCACCACCGGCTACGACGCGCTGCGCGAGGTGTGCGGCCTGTTCGTGGACCCGGCGGGCGAGGCGGCGTTCACCGCGCTGGCCGACGAGCTCGGCGTGCCCACCGACTTCGCCGCCGTCGAGCACGAGTGCCGCGAGCTGGTCACCCGCACGATCCTGCGCGCGGAGGTGCGCCGGATCGCGGCGCTGGTGCGTGACGCCGACCCGGCGGAGGCCGAGCGGGCCGTCGCCGAGGTCATGGTCAACTTCCCCGTCTACCGCTCCTACCTGCCCGAAGGGCTGGACGCGTGGACGGCGGCGGTGACCGCGGCGACGTCGCCTGCGGTGCGGGCGCTGGACCGGCAGGTGCGGGCCGAGCCGCAGGGCGAGCTGGCCACGCGCATCCAGCAGACCTCCGGCATGGTCGTCGCCAAGGGCACCGAGGACACCGCCTTCTACCGGTTCTCGCGGTTCGTGGCGCTCAACGAGGTCGGCGGCGCGCCCGACCGGTTCGGCGTGCCGCCGACCGAGTTCCACGCCCGCGCGGCGCTGCGCGAAGCGG is a window from the Saccharothrix saharensis genome containing:
- a CDS encoding M23 family metallopeptidase; amino-acid sequence: MARHTKADGRRAFTAPRTPSRNRSHRAECDRKPVSGRVAAVVVAAGALATGVGATGGFDAGDTRFLPVAAGSDLAAALVHSSAPRSAEVRTVHAVEPAFEAAKLMRSEGLLVRQNVDQAIRHASEGYTARQAELKRQADAAAAEQARVDAENARIAAEQARIAEQRAAEEAAKRPKVAKPAEGQFTSGFGARWGTTHYGVDIANAIGTPILSAMDGVVVEAGPASGFGLWVRVQHNDGTITIYGHVNETLVSAGQQVHAGQQIATMGNRGQSTGPHLHFEVWLNGSQKIDPIGWLGERGISL
- a CDS encoding LLM class F420-dependent oxidoreductase; protein product: MARWGITLPLTGVPVLDHRALVAELADLGYTDVWSAETAGTDAFTPLALAAQWSDRVRLGTAIAPVYTRGPATLAMTAATLAEVSGGRFVLGIGSSSPAIVERWNGVPFHEPFKRTRDTLRFLKAALAGEKVSEEYETFTVRGFKLERAPGHRVPIMLAALRPGMLRLAGREADGAITNWLGADDVPKVRAEMGGGELAARIFVCPTEDADAARALGRMLISTYLTVPAYAAFHDWLGRGEALRPMHEAWAAGDRRGAGAHIPDEVVDALIVHGGVDECRAHVARYAANGVDTPVMAVLPTGADQLDLVRALAPGA
- the malQ gene encoding 4-alpha-glucanotransferase, which translates into the protein MDDELAALAEAHGVATHYEDANQRRADVDPDVVVAVLAQLDVDASTPEAVRRALAAPKRPPGTVVLREGDVLEETGAVDLEDGGRVELPAALPPGYHRLGARTVIVAPRKLPPVPRAWGWMLQLYAMRSAESWGMGDYADLATLARRSADELGAGVLLVNPVQAISPTLPVERSPYSPSSRRFANPLYLRVSDIPAYHEVDAATRAEIDALRPPDDTDLIDYDAVWTAKAKALELLWRHVEHRAPEGELLDFARFCALAEAHGPDWREWPPEQRDPATATADPERVAFHAWLQELCERQLTAARRAAHDAGMPVGVVHDLPVGVHPGGADTWAVRDAFAADVTVGAPPDAFSRLGQDWGLPPWRPDRLAEQGYEPFRAVVRSVLRHADGIRIDHVAGLWRLWWIPPGEPPKRGTYVHYDPDAMLAVLTLEAHRAGAVVVGEDLGTVEPKVTEALHEHGMLSSAVLWFQREYDLPDHPLIPPEKWTASAMASISTHDLPTVAGFLAAEHVRVRAELGQFDGPVDGEYRAAERERGELLELLKQEGVPADDLVTAFHALLAKARSVLVLTSPQDALGEVRQPNLPGTTDQYPNWRIPLPVALADLFGDPRVRRVAAALAGDRTPGAGGTGAR
- the glgX gene encoding glycogen debranching protein GlgX, which produces MRPWPGTPYPLGATYDGVGTNFTLFSEVADHVELCLFEDDGTETRVRLPEVDGFVHHGYLLGVGPGQKYGYRVHGPHDPEHGLRCNPNKLLIDPYAKAITGDVDWDESLFGYRFGDPDARNDLDSAGHVPLSVVVNPFFDWANDRPPNIPYNESVIYEAHVRGLTMQHPEVPERLRGTYAGLAHPAVIDHLKGLGVTAIELMPVHHFITDHGLQEKGLRNYWGYNTIGFFAPHSGYAAMPEQANQVQEFKGMVRALHEAGIEVILDVVYNHTAEGNHLGPTLSMRGIDNQAYYRLVDDEPKFYMDYTGTGNSLNVRSPHTLQLIMDSLRYWVTEMRVDGFRFDLAATLAREFYDVDRLSTFFDLVQQDPVVSQVKLIAEPWDVGPGGYQVGNFPPLWTEWNGKYRDTVRDFWRGEPATLGEFASRITGSSDLYQDDGRRPYASINFVTAHDGFTLNDLVSYNDKHNLANGEDGRDGADDNRSWNCGVEGPTDDPEVNDLRARQRRNLLATALLSQGVPMLLHGDELGRTQQGNNNAYCQDNELSWVDWTLAEKNRDLLEFTSALTAFRRQHPVLRRRRFFQGKPIRKGDELRDIAWFTPSGEEMTEQNWGDDFGRCVVVFLNGEGIPDLDQRGMRVLDDSFLLAFNAHHEDIEVTLPEEGYGPQWTVVVDTATGEVTAPDQGEVVPAGGTITLVARSLVVLQRLEQE
- a CDS encoding peroxiredoxin; the encoded protein is MKAGDQAPDFTLPDQGGAPRTLSDLLAAGPVVLFFYPAAMTAGCTAESCHFRDLAAEFAEVGAQRVGISPDPVERQDEFATKHDFDYPLLSDGDGEVAAAFGVKRRFGPLPVKRQTFVIDTDRTVIEVIKSEFAMNAHADKALAALRERAGRTA
- a CDS encoding LacI family DNA-binding transcriptional regulator produces the protein MSDVARAAGVSAATVSRALRGEPGVSEATRRYVTEVAKRMRYAIARDASSLAGGRRYAVAVLTADVGRGDLLAGAEGALRQAGYDVLLYVLRDADARKRFFEDLPLARRVDGVLALAVNLTDAEQAALDGLDVPVVAVWDDDLREALRLAVGHLTGLEHRDVALVLAGDIDESYDEVLVAEGLPVRPEWTLWSSSTVAGGEQVVDALLDAERLPSAVISTSGEVALGVFLRLRRDGRDVPGDVSIVSLEGTDLARAVGMTAVEGAWRERGEHAVDVLLARLRGEETEAEPPSVRLVVRESTGRRTDRWNSQV
- the treY gene encoding malto-oligosyltrehalose synthase; amino-acid sequence: MSAHGGPPSSTYRVQFAPDFTFADAEAVVDYLDALGVGALYASPLLEAVPGSTHGYDVVDPTRAREELGGESGRVALHKAVKRAGLGFVLDIVPNHMAVGHDDVNKWWWDVLRHGRASRYATFFDIDWDSGPLLLPFAGDEASEEEHEHYRLVFWRRGNTELNYRRFFDITTLAAVRVEDPEVFDATHGEVLRWVAAGEVTGLRVDHPDGLADPGGYVRRLRERSGVWLVVEKILGADERLPASWPVDGTTGYDALREVCGLFVDPAGEAAFTALADELGVPTDFAAVEHECRELVTRTILRAEVRRIAALVRDADPAEAERAVAEVMVNFPVYRSYLPEGLDAWTAAVTAATSPAVRALDRQVRAEPQGELATRIQQTSGMVVAKGTEDTAFYRFSRFVALNEVGGAPDRFGVPPTEFHARAALREAASPAAMTALSTHDTKRSEDVRARLAVLAELPEEFGELVRRWTAAHPIDEPSLNLLAWQSLVGAWPITAERMSAYLDKAAKESKVRTTWVDHDEAFEAAVAAWSEQVLGGPVGAEVASFVDRIVAPGWSNALGQKLVQLTAPGVPDVYQGTELWDLSLVDPDNRRPVDYEVRRRLLARIEDGWLPDVDDSGAAKLLVVQRALRLRRERPELFRGYRPLEASGSAAPHVVAFERSGLVAVATRLPVGLANAGGWGDTVLPLPPGEWTDVLTSRPAAPRLADLLDRYPVALLVAD
- a CDS encoding TetR/AcrR family transcriptional regulator, whose amino-acid sequence is MARRTGATPERIVGAAVRLFAAKGFDATTVQEVVEAASVTKGALYHYFGSKDDLLFEIYRSLIGRQMADLDRIVAEGADAATTVRRIVVSLVETTAESVDETAVFVREMHRLDADRMASFRSERRRYHETFRSVVEQAQGDGGFSSAVPADTVVLIALGVVNQLPTWYRPDGPKSPARLGAEIADFVLAALRPA